Sequence from the Patescibacteria group bacterium genome:
CAGTATGGTGACTCGCACTTTTGGTTTGAAGACCTTGCCTGCCGCCAGAGCTATCCACAGGGTTTGGGGCTCGTTATGCGGTGGAATCGGTTTTCATTTGGGGCTCATTATGTATTGTACAAGACTTTCGCTTGACAATAAATTTATTTAGTGTATAATCTGCTCATACTTGGCTAAACGATAATCGATCTTGGGTTTCAACGAGTCGCCCTTGTCATAAAGGGAATTAAGCTAAATCGATTTCGATACAACAGGAACGTTACGTTACATGCCAAGAGAAAGGTCGTTTATTTTCAATTGGCACATAACGTATGTTCAATGATGATCAATCAGATGGCGCACCTGCTGCACCGCAGCAGGGTGGCTATCAGGGCGGTTACCAGCGCGGAGGAGCAGGCGGATTCAATCGGCCGATGCGTCAAATGTATGACGTAACGAGCATGAATCTCACTTGCGCGCAATGCGGAACGGCAATCACCGAGCTCCCATTTCAGCCGTCATCCGATCGCCCTGTCTATTGCAGAGATTGCAATCGACAGCGCCGCGAAAAGTTTTCTCGAAATCGGTACTAATAAACCATTTCAAGATAACACCTCCCCCGCAATATGCGGGGGAGGTTTAGTTTTTGGGTCATTTCATCTTCATTTTTATCGTAGTTGAGTCGGAGACAAGCTCCGACGCTACAAGGGTGATAAAAACTGCGGGTTTCCACGAATAAACGAATCAGCGGACATGACTGTCCGATTCGCAGGTTGTACGGCATTAAGCTGTAAAAACGTGCCATTCCCGCAAACAAATGCATAGCGTTTTTTAGATAA
This genomic interval carries:
- a CDS encoding CxxC-x17-CxxC domain-containing protein; protein product: MYDVTSMNLTCAQCGTAITELPFQPSSDRPVYCRDCNRQRREKFSRNRY